GACCCATACTTGTGATGCtggaaaatattaaagttatgTGATTAATTCAGTCGCCTAAATGGATGGAATTGtataatgcttttttttttttgaaaaggggAAATTCTATAATACTTATATTTGCATCCTAAATGTATCTCCAACCTCACTCTATTTTTAgtctaaaatagaatttagagtaaaaaaaactctaacagtactctttttttttactctatttatagagtaaaaaatggatttaagttatttttgttgttgtttatcattctatttttcattctaaaatagaATGCTATCGGAGTATATCacaactctattataaagtttattctattttatagcAAAAAATAAAGTTAACCATTGGAAATAGTGTAAAAaggaaacatatatattatgaagTAAAGTACTATAAAGTTTATGAAGTAACAAAGTACTCTAAAGTTGCATACCTTTGATAAAAACTTAACAGTTGCTGAGTTGTTGTGAGAATTTATAGAAGAAATAAATCTTTGTGGTtggcaaaataaaaataaaacaaatcttttTATAAGATTTATTTAGATTACATAACAGTTCTCTCAACACACTGAAGATACAAATAATTTGTTTCTCCAATGCAATAAGACATGATTCAATAGAATTCACTTGCAAACTAAACGAATTCATGGTATATCATAGTGCAATCATTAAGATACAATACATAGAATAATATTCCTTCCGTTTtataatagatgatgttttagaaagtgttcgttgtttcaaaatttgatatttgtatattatttttcattttattgaaAGTTGTATAACTAATTAGATTTTCCAgtcatttttataattggttgagtaatttttaaattatattttaatgttactattttagaaaaaaaattattaatcgaTTTCTGGTAAAGTTAAATcacaaaattccaaaaataaaataacatgtaTTGTGAAATCGAAGGagtataataataaatcaatataataaattaaaaatccaGTTGGGTTgatattacaatatattttaaattttgtacgAACAAGTTGGCAAAACAATACTAGAATAACTATGAACCCATTCCCGAAGACtgtattaaaaatgataatatgattAAAAAGGAGCACGTCGAGTCACCTCCATTCCTACCTGCCAAACCGCTGGATTCTTCTTTTTAATTCTCGAGTCGGTCGGATCAACAGAAATCAATTAGTCTGGTTCTAATCGCTGAACCGAAATTAACAATTGAACGAGTTCAGACATTAATATTTCGTTCTTGGAATTTCGTGATTTAACTTTAACTGAGTGAAGAATTCGTAATACTTATCATTTGTATTTCATCGACTGCTTCGAGGTTAAAATTGTGGAAGTGGGTTATGCCAATACAAAACCAATGGTTCGGTTTAGTCTATTTAAACCGGTGCGACATACGTTTCCATTCTCCGCAGCTTCTCCGTTGAAACGTTCGACCATTCTCCCCTTCTTCCTATTCTTGTTCACTACGTAAACCCAACAACACTTgtcaatacatatatatatatatatatatatatatatatatatatatatatatacattcatTATATTATCTTACGAAACAGAACACACACATCAACATCATCTTATAGAGGGTAAACCCAAAAtctgaattttaattaatatcatTTTCATCAGAAGAGAATGAGAGGCATGGTGAAGAAGCTACTATGTGGCGGATCCAAGAACTTTGCGTCTTCAAGAACATCGGCATTACCAGAAGAAGGAAAAGTTCGGGTTTATGTAGGTAAGGATAAAGAGAGTCAGTGCAAGCTAGAGGTTGAGGCTAACTTGTTAAACCATCCAATGTTTGAGGATCTACTGAGATTGTCAGAAGAGGAATACGGACACTCATACGAAGGGGCTTTGAGGATTGCTTGTGACATTGATGTCTTCATCAATTTGATCAATCTACTAAAAACCACGCATCATCATAATCCATCCCTTTGAAGTTTAAAAGTAACAATAATTCTACAAAATTAACTTAGCTTTTATACCATTTTTCATCATTCTTTACTTCGACAAAACATGGACGAAGTTCagttcatttttctttttgttcttgaatatttatttatgattggAGTCGGAAGCCAATCGACATTTTTGTTAGTGGCTTCctcttattattctttttacaATTCAAGTCAATTCTTTTGGTGACTCTGGACTTTTACTTTTCCTTGCGCTGAAGAGATATACGAATCGACTTATCCATTGGTTTAAGTAAAACGAAATTTCGCACTATCAACTTCTTGTGGAAGCAAAGATCTCATACTTAATATGCATGGAACAAAAGAATTAGACTGTAGCTTATCAATGCAATCAAAATGGATGTATCAATGTCCTTAATAATCATGTCCGATTGTCTTCCCCGTTTACAAGGGGAGGCGTAGGTCCAACGACCCTGTCGAATCTGAATCTGACATGTTCGAGATGAAAGCATAAATTTGATGGTTATTTATTTGAAAGGCGTCTATTGGAAGATCAATGATCGATAacaagaaaagataaaaaatagcTTAAATTCAATTAAACAACAACAAAGTAAATCTTTACAGACCCTAGTTCTTGTGTCAATCTTGGTGCGTTTGTGAATGTTTCTTCTCTTTGTGAGTTCTTCTTTATTTATAATCAAATTCGTCAagtttttcttctatttttttttcctaaactGATTTTAGCTATCTTTAACCGTCTCTTTCCTTATGTGGGCCGAGTTCATTTACATGTTGGGGCTTATCGAGAGACACAATCCATCTCCAACAATAAGTACTCTTTGTTCATTGTAACAAATAAAGTCAATCTCgaagaattacaaaaaaaaaacggatctgTAGAGTAAATGATCTCGGCCCGACAAATCCTCCAAAATTTGTTGGGTCATCATCACATCATTCCCAGGATCAGTCTCGATTTACCGAGAAATTAGTTTAGCACCGAACCATTTTTCTGTTCACCATTAAATGGCTCTTTAGTTTTCTGGGCAGTGGAATTGTTTCCTCTTTGGAATGCGGAACGTTGTAATTGTTACTACTATGGCCGCTCCGCACCATAGTTAACAGTAACAACaatctctacatataccatatatatatatatatatatatatatatatatatatatatacgtttttataactgttaaaaccgcaccgcagttaaacCGTTTGTCTCGCACCGCTCAAACTGCagttaccattcggagcctaTAAATAGGAGTCATCCTTTCTTGTTTCTCGACTTTTTGTAGCTTTTCAAGGTAGTTTCCCTCTCTCAAATTTtcctatttatattattaattttcattttgcCACCATATTATCTATGATTGCTTTGATCTGCTATGTGTTCTTCTTtgatttatctaaaaatatcttCAGTCCGCAAATGTTCAACAAAGGAGAAGGAGATTGGTATTATCGGGCCGAATTCGGATgagtcaattttttttctatg
The nucleotide sequence above comes from Brassica napus cultivar Da-Ae chromosome A9, Da-Ae, whole genome shotgun sequence. Encoded proteins:
- the LOC106387063 gene encoding auxin-responsive protein SAUR71 — protein: MRGMVKKLLCGGSKNFASSRTSALPEEGKVRVYVGKDKESQCKLEVEANLLNHPMFEDLLRLSEEEYGHSYEGALRIACDIDVFINLINLLKTTHHHNPSL